ATGCAAGAGAGTTAATAATTTTTCGGGAAATATACTTACTAGAGGGTAGATCACTATCTAATACCGTCTGATTTGATTTCACGCAAGGTGTTCTGGCGGCTGACTGTTATTTTCGCTGCGCTCAGTTTAAATAAAAATGAGGTAAGCAATGGACGTCAGTCGCAGACAGTTTTTTAAAATCTGCGCCGGCGGAATGGCAGGTACAACAGTGGCGGCCCTCGGTTTCGCACCGAAGACAGCACTGGCCGAGGTGAGAGAATACAAATTACTGCGGTCCAGAGAGACCCGTAACACCTGTACCTATTGTTCCGTGGGCTGTGGACTACTGATTTACAGCATGGGAGACGGCGCTAAAAATGCCCGCTCCGCTATCACCCACATTGAAGGGGATCCCGACCATCCGGTAAGCCGCGGCGCCCTGTGCCCGAAAGGGGCCGGGCTGCTGGATTATGTTCACAGCGAAAACCGCCTGCGCTACCCGGAATACCGCGCCCCGGGCTCCGATAAATGGCAGCGCATCAGCTGGGAAGAAGCCAGCACCCGCATCGCCCGCCTGATGAAACAGGATCGCGACAGCAACTTTATTGAAAAAGACAGCCAGGGCACCACGGTGAACCGCTGGCTCTCAACCGGTATGCTGTGCGCCTCAGCAGCCAGCAATGAAACCGGCCTGCTGACCCACAAATTTGCCCGCTCACTGGGCATGCTGGCGGTAGATAACCAGGCACGCGTCTGACACGGCCCAACGGTAGCAAGTCTTGCTCCAACATTTGGCCGCGGCGCCATGACCAACCACTGGGTTGATATCAAAAACGCCAATGTCGTCGTTGTGATGGGCGGTAACGCCGCCGAAGCGCACCCGGTCGGGTTCCGCTGGGCGATGGAAGCCAAAAACAATAACGATGCCACGCTTATCGTGGTAGACCCGCGCTTTACCCGTACCGCATCGGTGGCCGACATTTATGCCCCGATCCGCTCCGGTACTGATATTACCTTCCTCTCCGGGGTGATTCTGTATCTGATCAACAATCAGAAAATCAACGCGGAATACGTTAAGAACTACACCAACGCCAGCCTGCTGGTGCGCGACGACTTCAGCTTTGAAGATGGCCTGTTCAGCGGCTATGACGCAGAGAACCGGCGCTACGACAAAACCAGCTGGAACTATCAGTTCGGCAGCGACGGCTACGCCCTGCGCGACGATACCCTGCAACACCCGCGCTGCGTATGGAACCTGCTGAAACAGCACGTTTCCCGCTACACGCCGGACATTGTCGAAAAGATCTGCGGTACTCCGCAAAAAGACTTCCTTAAAATCTGTGAGGTGCTGGCCTCCACCAGCGCGGCAAATCGCACCACCAGCTTCCTGTATGCTCTGGGCTGGACCCAGCACAGTGTCGGCTCGCAGAATATCCGCACCATGGCGATGATCCAGCTGCTGCTGGGGAATATGGGCATGGCAGGCGGCGGCGTAAACGCCCTGCGCGGCCACTCCAACATTCAGGGGCTGACCGATCTGGGGCTGCTTTCTACCAGCCTGCCGGGCTATTTAACCCTGCCTTCCGATCAGCAGACCACGCTGGAGAGCTACCTGGCCGCCAATACCCCGAAAGCGACCCTGCCAGGCCAGGTCAACTACTGGGGCAATTACCCGAAATTCTTCGTCAGCCTGATGAAAGCCTTCTACGGTGACAAAGCCACCCGGGAAAACCAGTGGGGCTTCGACTGGCTGCCGAAGTGGGATCAGTCTTACGATACCCTGCGCTACTTTGACATGATGGGTAAAGGCCAGGTGAACGGCTATATCTGCCAGGGCTTTAACCCGGTGGCCTCCTTCCCGGACAAAAACAAAGTGGTCGCCACCCTGAGTAAGCTCAAATACCTGGTGGTTATCGACCCGCTGGTTACCGAGACCAGTAACTTCTGGCAGAACCACGGCGAGATGAACGATGTGGACCCGGCAGCCATTCAGACCGAGGTCTTCCGCCTGCCGTCCACCTGTTTTGCTGAAGAAGACGGCTCGATAGTCAACTCCGGGCGCTGGCTACAGTGGCACTGGAAAGCGGCCAACGCACCGGGCGAAGCCCTGAACGACGGCGCTATCCTTGCCAGCATCTACCACAAGATGCGCGATCTGTACCGCACCGAAGGCGGCACAGGGGCAGAGCCATTACTGAGCATGCGCTGGGACTACCACCTGCCGGACAGCCCGGAATCTGAAGAAGTGGCCCGGGAAAGTAACGGCTACGCGCTGGAAGATATCGTTGATGCCAGCGGCGCGCTGGTGGTGAAAAAAGGCCAGCAGCTTGACTCATTCGCCCAGCTGCGCGACGACGGTACTACCGCCTCTGCCTGCTGGATCTGGGCCGGAAGCTGGACCGAAAAAGGCAACCAGATGGCCAACCGCGACAACAGCGATCCCTCTGGCCTTGGCAATACCCTGGGCTGGGCCTGGGCATGGCCGATGAACCGCCGCGTTCTGTATAACCGCGCCTCCGCAGACGTTGCCGGTAACCCCTGGGATCCTGAGCGTATGCTTATCCGCTGGAACGGCAGCAAATGGGTGGGTAACGATATTCCGGACTACAGCACCGCCGCGCCGGGCACCGGTGTTAACCCGTTCATCATGCAGCCGGAAGGGATGGGCCGCCTGTTTGCCATCAATAAAATGGCGGAAGGCCCGTTCCCGGAACATTATGAGCCGTTCGAAACCCCGGTCGGCACGAACCTGCTGCACCCGAACGTTATCTCTAACCCGGCGGCGCGCCTGTTTGCTGAAGACGCAAAACGCCTGGGTAAAGCCGATGAGTTCCCCTATGTGGGCACCACCTACCGCCTGACGGAGCACTTCCATACCTGGACCAAAAACGCGCTGCTTAACGCCATCGCCCAGCCGGAACAGTTTGTGGAGATCAGCGAAGCGCTGGCGAAAATCAAAGGCATTGCCAGTGGTGATAAGGTGCGGGTCAGCAGCAAACGCGGCTTTATCCGCGCCGTTGCGGTGGTTACCCGCCGCCTGCAACCCCTGAACGTGAACGGCAAAACGGTGGAAACCATCGGCCTGCCGCTGCACTGGGGCTTTGAAGGGGTAGCGCAAAAAGGCTATCTGGTGAACACCCTCACCCCGGGCGTCGGCGACGCCAACTCGCAAACGCCAGAGTACAAGGCGTTCCTCGTTAATCTGGAAAAGGCGTAAGGAGCATAATATATGTCCATGCAATCTCAAGACATTATCAAGCGTTCCGCCACCAACCGGTTTACGCCTCCGGCCCAGGCACGGGACCATCAGCAAGAGGTCTCCAAGCTGATTGATGTCTCCAGCTGTATTGGCTGCAAAGCCTGCCAGGTGGCCTGCTCCGAGTGGAACGACATCCGGGACGAGGTGGGCCACTGTGCGGGGGTGTACGATAACCCCGCCGATCTCAGCGCCAAAACCTGGACCCTGATGCGCTTTTCGGAAACCACCGAAAACGGCAAGCTGGAATGGCTTATCCGCAAAGACGGCTGCATGCACTGTGAAGATCCGGGCTGCCTGAAGGCATGCCCGTCTGCCGGGGCGATTGTGCAGTACGTGAACGGTATTGTGGATTTCAAATCAGAGCACTGTATTGGCTGCGGGTACTGCATTGCCGGTTGCCCGTTCAATATTCCGCGCCTGAACCCGCACGACAACCGGGTCTATAAATGCACCCTGTGCGTTGACCGGGTGGCCGTGGGCCAGGAGCCTGCCTGTGTGAAAACCTGCCCGACCGGTGCCATTCATTTCGGCACCCGGACAGAGATGATTGAACTGGCAGAGCAGCGAGTGGAGAAACTGCGCCAGCGCGGCTATCCCAATGCGGGCCTCTACAACCCGCAGGGGGTGGGCGGCACCCACGTGATGTATGTCCTGCACCATGCGGATCAACCGCAGCTCTACCACAATCTGCCCAAAGATCCGCAAATAGATGTACCGGTCAATCTGTGGAAAGGCATTCTCAAACCTCTGTCTGCCGCGGGCTTTATTGCCACCTTCGCCGGTTTGATCTTCCACTACATCGGAGTGGGGCCAAACAAAGAAGTCGATGATGACAATGAGGAGGAGCACCATGACTAAGCAGAGCAAAATGATTGTCCGCACGCGGTTTATCGACCGGGCCTGCCACTGGACGGTGGTTATCTGCTTCTTCCTGGTGTCGCTGTCCGGGATTGCGTTATTTTTCCCGACCCTGCAGTGGCTGACGGAAACCTTCGGTACACCGCAAATGGGCCGCATTCTGCACCCGTTCTTCGGGGTGCTGATCTTCATTGCCCTGATGTTTATGTTTTTCCGCTTCGTAAAACACAACATCCCGGACAAAGAAGATTTGCCGTGGCTTAAGGGCATTGTGGAAGTGCTCAAGGGCAACGAGCACAAGGTGGCCCGGGTCGGGAAGTACAACGCCGGACAAAAAATGATGTTCTGGAGCATCATGAGCATGATCTTCGTGCTGCTGGTGACCGGCATTATTATCTGGCGCCCGTACTTCGCCCCGATGTTCCCCATCAAACTGGTGCGCTGGTGCCTGCTGCTGCACGCCACTGCGGCTATCGTGCTTATCCACGCCATACTTATCCATATGTATATGGCGTTCTGGGTTAAAGGGTCGATTACCGGCATGATTGAAGGCAAAGTCAGCCGTCGCTGGGCGAAGAAACACCACCCGCGCTGGTATGAAGAGGTCGAAGCCAGAGAACGTCAGCAACAAAAATAACCGGGCCTGGTGCCCTTCCCTCCAGGCAGCCTGAACAGGCTGCCTGTTTTTTATCCACGCAGGCAGCCCTTCCCCCGCGACCACACTTTCCGGATTTGCACATTGCCCCGTCATTCCGGACAATAGAATTTTAACCAGAGATTAACACTATGGTCCGCCACCCGCTTGAAACCCTGGTCAGCGCAGGGGGTATATTATTACTGGCGCTGCTCTCCTGCCTGCTGCTTCCCGCCCCGGCCTTCAGCCTGCAGATGGCCCACTGGCTGATGGCAACGTTCCACCTCCAGGATCTGAACCAGCTCTATACCCTGGTCTTCTGCCTGTGGTTTCTGCTGCTTGGCGCTGTGGAATATGTTGTGATCCGTTTTATCTGGCGGCGCTGGTTCAGCACCGCACAGCCCTGAAAGAATTCCGCTGAATATCGTGTCGCGCATCGCGACACGGACAGTGATATTTTCACGCCTGATACTCCCGCCCGGAATATTCCCTGGCGACAGAATAAATAAAATACAAACAAAAAATAACAAATAAATAAAATCAAAAAATCACTTATTGACTCTACCATGAGTTTTAATCACGTAAGAAACCATCGCGGAATCGTTAATATTTACTGCCATTACAGGCGACACAACAACCTGAACCCTGGCTACTTACATACTCCATATAATAAAAACAAGTAAATATATCTCCTATATCCACCGGTATGTTTTTGATTTGTTTTTCGGTGGTTAACGAAAACAACACGCCAGAATCCGCCGCACACCACCGCCGCCACCTACCACATAACGCAATGATTTATAATCATAAAATAATGATTATTAAGTTAAAAACCAAAGAAAGCCCGCCATGCAATAGATTCCATAAACAATCACACTCATATTAAAGTGCGTTACTATTTCCACGATAATTTTAAATCACCCGATACCTATACAGATTTAAAATTATTTCTTTACATAATATTAACCATTAAATCTGATTAATTTTATTCTGTTGCTTTATGTGAGTTATGTCACGGCGGAAAGGGAACTTTATATTGATCCCGAAAAGGTTATTGGTAGTATTCAGGCATCGGATAAAAACCAGCACCGATATCATCGACAATGGCGACAATAAATAACAGCCAGTCTTAAATATCAATAACTATAAGCAGAGTGTTATTCCTGCTCTGGATTAATTACGGGTAATCGAATGAAATATAATAAATTGGCAGTGGTTGTTTCATCCCTCCTGTTAGTCTCTGCGGGCATTCATGCGGCAGAAATTTATAATAAAGACGGCAACAAACTGGACCTGTACGGTAAGGTTGATGCGCGCCATCAGTTCTCTGATGACAAGGGCGCAGACGGCGACCAGACCTACGTGCGTCTGGGTTTCCGCGGTGAAACCCAGATCAACGACCTGCTGACCGGCTATGGGCAGTGGGAATACAACATGCAGGCGAACAACACCGAAGACAGCGGCAACCAGGCCTGGACCCGTCTGGCATTCGCCGGTCTGCGCGCTGGCGACTACGGCTCTGCCGACTTTGGCCGTAACTACGGCGTTAACTACGACATCGAAGCCTGGACCGATTTACTGCCGGTCTTCGGCGGTGACTCCTACACCCGCACCGACAACTTTATGCTGGGCCGTGGCAACAGCATGGCCACCTACCGCAACAACGGTTTCTTTGGACTGGTTGACGGCCTGAACATCGCCCTGCAGTACCAGGCGAAAAACGAAGAGCGCAGTCTCAACAAAGAAAACGGCGACGGCTTTGGTGTTTCCACCACCTATGAATTCGACGGCTTCGCCATCGGTGGTTCTTATGCGAACTCCAACCGCAGCACCTTGCAGAAAAAAACCGAGAATTATGACGTGGGCGACCGTGCGGAAGCCTGGAACGTGGGTATGAAATACGACGCCAACAATATCTACCTGGCGGCCACCTACGCGGAAACCCGCAATATGACCGCCTACAGCAACGGCAACACCACCGGTACTGGCCCGACAACCAGCATCGCCAATAAAACCCAGAACATCGAAATGGTGGCTCAGTACCAGTTTGACTTCGGCCTGCGCCCGTCTGTGGCTTACCTGCAGTCCAAAGGCAAGCACCTGAACACCGCCAGGAGCAGCGAAGACCTGGTGAAATACATTGAGGTGGGCAGCAGCTACTACTTCAACAA
This Shimwellia blattae DSM 4481 = NBRC 105725 DNA region includes the following protein-coding sequences:
- the fdnG gene encoding formate dehydrogenase-N subunit alpha — protein: MDVSRRQFFKICAGGMAGTTVAALGFAPKTALAEVREYKLLRSRETRNTCTYCSVGCGLLIYSMGDGAKNARSAITHIEGDPDHPVSRGALCPKGAGLLDYVHSENRLRYPEYRAPGSDKWQRISWEEASTRIARLMKQDRDSNFIEKDSQGTTVNRWLSTGMLCASAASNETGLLTHKFARSLGMLAVDNQARVUHGPTVASLAPTFGRGAMTNHWVDIKNANVVVVMGGNAAEAHPVGFRWAMEAKNNNDATLIVVDPRFTRTASVADIYAPIRSGTDITFLSGVILYLINNQKINAEYVKNYTNASLLVRDDFSFEDGLFSGYDAENRRYDKTSWNYQFGSDGYALRDDTLQHPRCVWNLLKQHVSRYTPDIVEKICGTPQKDFLKICEVLASTSAANRTTSFLYALGWTQHSVGSQNIRTMAMIQLLLGNMGMAGGGVNALRGHSNIQGLTDLGLLSTSLPGYLTLPSDQQTTLESYLAANTPKATLPGQVNYWGNYPKFFVSLMKAFYGDKATRENQWGFDWLPKWDQSYDTLRYFDMMGKGQVNGYICQGFNPVASFPDKNKVVATLSKLKYLVVIDPLVTETSNFWQNHGEMNDVDPAAIQTEVFRLPSTCFAEEDGSIVNSGRWLQWHWKAANAPGEALNDGAILASIYHKMRDLYRTEGGTGAEPLLSMRWDYHLPDSPESEEVARESNGYALEDIVDASGALVVKKGQQLDSFAQLRDDGTTASACWIWAGSWTEKGNQMANRDNSDPSGLGNTLGWAWAWPMNRRVLYNRASADVAGNPWDPERMLIRWNGSKWVGNDIPDYSTAAPGTGVNPFIMQPEGMGRLFAINKMAEGPFPEHYEPFETPVGTNLLHPNVISNPAARLFAEDAKRLGKADEFPYVGTTYRLTEHFHTWTKNALLNAIAQPEQFVEISEALAKIKGIASGDKVRVSSKRGFIRAVAVVTRRLQPLNVNGKTVETIGLPLHWGFEGVAQKGYLVNTLTPGVGDANSQTPEYKAFLVNLEKA
- the fdxH gene encoding formate dehydrogenase subunit beta, which encodes MSMQSQDIIKRSATNRFTPPAQARDHQQEVSKLIDVSSCIGCKACQVACSEWNDIRDEVGHCAGVYDNPADLSAKTWTLMRFSETTENGKLEWLIRKDGCMHCEDPGCLKACPSAGAIVQYVNGIVDFKSEHCIGCGYCIAGCPFNIPRLNPHDNRVYKCTLCVDRVAVGQEPACVKTCPTGAIHFGTRTEMIELAEQRVEKLRQRGYPNAGLYNPQGVGGTHVMYVLHHADQPQLYHNLPKDPQIDVPVNLWKGILKPLSAAGFIATFAGLIFHYIGVGPNKEVDDDNEEEHHD
- the fdnI gene encoding formate dehydrogenase-N subunit gamma; this translates as MTKQSKMIVRTRFIDRACHWTVVICFFLVSLSGIALFFPTLQWLTETFGTPQMGRILHPFFGVLIFIALMFMFFRFVKHNIPDKEDLPWLKGIVEVLKGNEHKVARVGKYNAGQKMMFWSIMSMIFVLLVTGIIIWRPYFAPMFPIKLVRWCLLLHATAAIVLIHAILIHMYMAFWVKGSITGMIEGKVSRRWAKKHHPRWYEEVEARERQQQK
- a CDS encoding DUF1158 domain-containing protein — protein: MVRHPLETLVSAGGILLLALLSCLLLPAPAFSLQMAHWLMATFHLQDLNQLYTLVFCLWFLLLGAVEYVVIRFIWRRWFSTAQP
- a CDS encoding porin → MKYNKLAVVVSSLLLVSAGIHAAEIYNKDGNKLDLYGKVDARHQFSDDKGADGDQTYVRLGFRGETQINDLLTGYGQWEYNMQANNTEDSGNQAWTRLAFAGLRAGDYGSADFGRNYGVNYDIEAWTDLLPVFGGDSYTRTDNFMLGRGNSMATYRNNGFFGLVDGLNIALQYQAKNEERSLNKENGDGFGVSTTYEFDGFAIGGSYANSNRSTLQKKTENYDVGDRAEAWNVGMKYDANNIYLAATYAETRNMTAYSNGNTTGTGPTTSIANKTQNIEMVAQYQFDFGLRPSVAYLQSKGKHLNTARSSEDLVKYIEVGSSYYFNKNLATYVDYKINLLDKNDLGIKTDNVVGAGIVYQF